The following are encoded in a window of Haloarcula halophila genomic DNA:
- a CDS encoding ROK family protein, translating to MGAYAGVDLGATHIRALIADETGSKIASHKLKTPRGPTGIAVTEAVLEALREAADAAGIVPTDIVAAGIGSFGPMDLAEGVVTNPANLPDTIDRIPLTGPVENLIGSDRVYLHNDAIAGVIGERYYSDRNPDDMVYLTISSGIGAGVAVDGNILSGWDGNAGEVGHITIDPTGYMTCGCGHDGHWEAYCSGENIPRYATRLHREDPVETALPIDEEEFTAADVFEYAGEDDFAAHVLEQVNHWNTIGVANIVHSYAPIVVYVGGAVALNNPEQVLDPIRDRLDDMVMANIPDIQLTTLGDDVGVRGALASALTGGTGDPSDAVQ from the coding sequence ATGGGCGCATACGCTGGGGTCGACCTCGGTGCGACACACATCCGGGCGTTGATCGCCGACGAGACCGGATCGAAGATCGCGTCACACAAACTCAAGACCCCGCGCGGGCCGACCGGCATCGCCGTCACGGAGGCGGTGCTCGAAGCGCTGCGCGAGGCCGCCGACGCCGCCGGTATCGTCCCCACCGACATCGTCGCAGCCGGTATCGGTTCCTTCGGTCCGATGGATCTCGCCGAAGGCGTTGTCACCAACCCCGCGAACCTCCCGGATACGATCGACCGGATTCCGCTGACCGGCCCCGTCGAGAACCTCATCGGAAGCGATCGGGTCTACCTCCACAACGATGCCATCGCCGGCGTCATCGGCGAACGGTACTATTCTGATCGCAACCCCGACGACATGGTGTATCTCACGATCTCCTCGGGGATCGGTGCTGGCGTCGCCGTCGACGGGAACATCCTCTCGGGTTGGGACGGCAACGCCGGCGAAGTCGGCCACATCACGATCGACCCGACCGGCTACATGACCTGTGGCTGTGGGCACGACGGCCACTGGGAGGCGTACTGTTCCGGCGAAAACATCCCGCGGTACGCCACGCGACTCCACCGCGAGGACCCCGTCGAGACGGCTCTGCCCATCGACGAGGAGGAGTTCACGGCTGCGGACGTCTTCGAGTACGCCGGCGAGGACGACTTCGCTGCCCACGTCCTCGAACAGGTCAACCACTGGAACACCATCGGCGTCGCCAACATCGTCCACTCCTACGCGCCCATCGTCGTCTACGTCGGTGGAGCCGTCGCGCTCAACAACCCCGAACAGGTCCTCGATCCGATCCGCGACCGGCTCGACGATATGGTCATGGCGAACATCCCGGACATCCAACTGACAACCCTCGGCGACGATGTCGGCGTTCGGGGCGCACTCGCGTCCGCGCTCACCGGCGGGACCGGCGACCCGAGCGACGCAGTACAGTAG
- the pyk gene encoding pyruvate kinase, translated as MRSAKIVCTLGPASESPDQIASLADAGMSVARLNASHGSPEHRREMIDRIREADNRVETPIAAMLDMPGPEVRTAPIDEPIELITGSTVEFVVDDDATPERVGLSKSISAAKPGDKVLLDDGRIETTVERVDGETVSAYVESGGKLSSRKGVNVPGVELDLPTITENDEQELDVAAEKEPDFVAASFVRTGQDIYDINRALEDRGVDIPVIAKIERAGAVENLDSIIDAAYGVMVARGDLGVECPLEDVPIIQKRIIRKCHQAGVPVITATEMLDSMMHSRRPTRAEASDVANAVLDGTDAVMLSGETAIGDHPTRVVETMDRIVCDVEASEEYAESREQRVPAAGDTRTDALARSARFLARDIGASAVVAASESGYTALKSAKYRPSIPIVASTPNERVKRRLALSWGIIPVLTEYTTQGADAIIQSAAQAALDTNAAEGGDTVVVLSGMMTELEGLNTANMLKVHVAAETVANGRSVVEGVTTGKVYRTDDGNIEHMPDGAIVCVPSGFEGEFVGDTERIGGIVDSSQGMTSYAAIVARELDIPMIADAKLPDSVGDGSTVTLDAERGVVYEQPVDREGDADRRR; from the coding sequence ATGCGTAGTGCGAAGATCGTCTGTACACTGGGGCCGGCCAGCGAGTCGCCGGATCAGATCGCCTCCCTCGCGGACGCGGGGATGTCCGTCGCCCGGTTGAACGCCAGTCACGGCTCTCCGGAGCACCGCCGGGAGATGATCGACCGGATTCGAGAGGCCGACAACCGGGTCGAGACACCGATCGCTGCGATGCTCGACATGCCGGGGCCGGAGGTCCGGACCGCACCGATCGACGAACCGATCGAGTTGATCACGGGATCGACAGTCGAGTTCGTCGTCGACGACGACGCGACACCCGAACGCGTCGGGCTGTCGAAGTCGATCAGCGCCGCGAAGCCGGGTGACAAGGTGTTGCTCGACGACGGCCGGATCGAGACGACCGTCGAGCGCGTCGACGGCGAGACCGTCTCCGCGTACGTCGAGAGCGGCGGCAAACTCAGCTCCCGGAAGGGGGTCAACGTCCCCGGTGTCGAACTGGACCTGCCGACGATAACCGAAAACGACGAACAGGAACTCGACGTCGCCGCCGAGAAGGAACCCGACTTCGTCGCCGCGTCGTTCGTCCGCACTGGGCAGGATATCTACGATATCAACCGTGCTCTGGAGGACCGCGGCGTCGACATCCCCGTCATCGCCAAGATCGAGCGGGCGGGCGCCGTCGAGAACCTCGATTCGATCATCGACGCGGCCTACGGCGTGATGGTCGCCCGGGGCGACCTCGGGGTGGAGTGCCCACTCGAAGACGTGCCGATCATCCAGAAACGGATCATCCGGAAGTGCCACCAGGCCGGCGTCCCGGTGATCACCGCCACGGAGATGCTCGACTCGATGATGCACTCCCGGCGGCCGACCCGTGCGGAGGCCTCGGACGTGGCAAACGCCGTCCTCGACGGCACCGACGCCGTGATGCTGTCGGGCGAGACGGCGATCGGCGATCACCCGACGCGGGTCGTCGAGACGATGGATCGGATCGTCTGCGACGTCGAAGCAAGCGAGGAGTACGCCGAGTCCCGGGAGCAACGGGTCCCGGCAGCCGGCGACACCCGGACCGACGCACTGGCCCGCTCGGCGCGGTTCCTCGCCAGGGACATCGGCGCCTCTGCGGTCGTCGCCGCTTCAGAATCGGGGTATACGGCACTGAAGTCGGCGAAGTACCGGCCGTCGATCCCGATCGTCGCCTCGACGCCCAACGAGCGAGTCAAACGGCGGCTCGCGCTCTCCTGGGGGATCATCCCGGTCCTCACCGAGTACACCACACAGGGGGCGGACGCGATCATCCAGAGTGCCGCCCAGGCGGCCCTGGACACGAACGCCGCGGAGGGCGGTGACACGGTCGTGGTCCTCTCGGGGATGATGACCGAACTGGAAGGGCTCAACACCGCCAACATGCTGAAAGTCCACGTCGCCGCCGAAACCGTCGCGAACGGCCGCTCCGTGGTCGAGGGCGTCACGACGGGGAAGGTCTACCGGACCGACGACGGGAACATCGAACACATGCCCGACGGCGCGATCGTCTGCGTCCCGAGCGGCTTCGAGGGCGAGTTCGTCGGAGACACCGAGCGGATCGGCGGGATCGTCGACAGCAGTCAGGGGATGACCAGTTACGCGGCGATCGTCGCTCGCGAACTCGATATCCCCATGATCGCGGACGCGAAACTACCTGACAGCGTCGGTGACGGATCGACGGTCACGCTCGACGCCGAACGGGGGGTCGTCTACGAACAACCCGTCGATCGCGAGGGTGACGCGGACCGGCGGCGCTGA
- the kdgK1 gene encoding bifunctional 2-dehydro-3-deoxygluconokinase/2-dehydro-3-deoxygalactonokinase, with product MTDLVTFGETMLRLSPPQQERLETADQYDVHIAGAESNVAVAAQRLGLDTAWLSKLPNSPVGRRVTGELRRHGVTVEVSWDDSDDGRQGTYYLEQGDVPRGNDVIYDRAGASITTLATGEVPEGLVEDADALHTSGITPALSDRVETTTADLLERANDAGTTTCFDLNYRSKLWSHAEARSVVTELFPDIDVLVVAQRDAEQVLGRTGDALDVAASLTADHGFDVTVVTRGADGVVAATADDEYVQGSFEASDAHPVGSGDSFVGGFLSQYLTTGSVPEGLEWGAATAALKRSVPGDIAVVSPSEVRELIEGETAAISR from the coding sequence ATGACGGACCTCGTTACATTCGGCGAGACGATGCTCAGGCTCTCTCCACCCCAACAGGAACGGCTGGAGACGGCCGACCAGTACGACGTCCATATCGCCGGGGCGGAATCGAACGTCGCCGTCGCCGCACAGCGACTCGGGCTCGACACGGCGTGGCTCTCGAAACTTCCGAACTCGCCGGTCGGGCGACGGGTCACGGGAGAGCTTCGGCGCCACGGCGTGACGGTCGAGGTCAGCTGGGACGACAGCGACGACGGGCGGCAAGGGACCTACTACCTCGAACAGGGGGACGTACCGCGTGGAAACGACGTCATCTACGACCGGGCGGGTGCGAGCATCACGACACTCGCCACCGGCGAAGTCCCCGAGGGACTCGTCGAGGACGCAGACGCGCTCCACACCTCCGGGATCACACCGGCGCTCTCCGACCGGGTCGAGACGACCACCGCGGACCTGCTCGAACGGGCGAACGATGCCGGAACGACGACGTGTTTCGATCTGAACTATCGATCGAAGCTCTGGAGCCACGCCGAGGCACGATCCGTCGTCACGGAGCTGTTTCCGGATATCGACGTGCTCGTCGTCGCCCAACGTGATGCCGAACAAGTGCTCGGGCGGACCGGCGATGCCCTCGACGTCGCTGCCTCGTTGACCGCCGACCACGGGTTCGACGTGACTGTCGTGACACGGGGCGCTGACGGCGTCGTCGCGGCGACAGCCGACGACGAGTACGTCCAGGGTTCCTTCGAGGCCAGCGACGCACATCCGGTCGGCTCCGGGGACTCGTTCGTGGGCGGGTTCCTCTCGCAGTATCTCACGACCGGGTCGGTTCCCGAAGGGCTCGAATGGGGCGCTGCAACTGCTGCTCTGAAACGCTCCGTCCCCGGAGATATCGCGGTCGTCTCACCCAGCGAGGTCCGCGAGCTCATCGAGGGAGAGACGGCGGCGATCAGTCGGTAA
- a CDS encoding ABC transporter substrate-binding protein: MGRRSVRRESGVSRRSILRTVGAAGIAGLAGCGGGGNGTPTGERIGNYPLTGETATFGFNVAQSGPFSTAGEEELRGHKLAVKHINNGGGWVGESFFSSLSGEGLLGKTVDFVVGDTESDPESARLSAQSMVDNQDVIMLSGGSTSDTALEHQRIAGESEVIYMATMAQIDSLTGKNCNRFSFREMFNSTMTTRALTPVLLDEYGEDAQFFQIYSQDDWGNAQRQLFAKTLRDAGWQFTGSLVAQVGTRDFSQYVSDIENASEDVLILNLRGLDAANALRTFREAFPDENIVVPVYTRAVAQTAGGAIEDVIGTAAWDPSIDTPLSNTFRSAFADEYQGGTASSSSSVPSGPAHIAYTQTLLYASAVARAGTFNPNQVISALEGAQYGAGIGAQTMRACDHQAIRPVPIVRGRPESQQDFGRYFDVVNTTRDIEYSCQEEPASECSLGGS; the protein is encoded by the coding sequence ATGGGACGTAGGTCAGTGCGTCGTGAGTCCGGTGTCTCACGTCGGTCGATTCTCAGAACCGTCGGGGCAGCGGGTATCGCTGGTCTGGCCGGTTGTGGTGGCGGTGGTAACGGGACCCCAACTGGCGAGCGGATCGGTAACTACCCACTAACTGGCGAGACCGCTACGTTCGGATTCAACGTCGCACAGTCCGGCCCGTTCTCGACCGCGGGGGAGGAGGAACTCCGCGGACACAAACTCGCTGTCAAACACATCAACAACGGTGGCGGGTGGGTCGGGGAGAGTTTCTTCAGTAGTCTCAGCGGCGAGGGACTCCTCGGAAAGACCGTCGATTTCGTCGTGGGCGACACCGAGAGTGACCCCGAATCCGCCCGACTCTCGGCCCAGTCGATGGTCGACAACCAGGACGTGATCATGCTCTCGGGGGGATCGACGAGCGATACGGCCCTCGAACATCAGCGGATCGCCGGCGAGTCCGAGGTTATCTACATGGCGACGATGGCACAGATCGACAGTCTCACCGGCAAGAACTGCAACCGTTTCAGTTTCCGGGAGATGTTCAACTCCACGATGACGACCAGGGCGCTGACACCGGTTCTCCTCGACGAATACGGTGAGGACGCGCAGTTCTTCCAGATCTACTCGCAGGACGACTGGGGGAACGCACAGCGCCAACTGTTCGCGAAGACACTCCGGGATGCCGGCTGGCAGTTCACCGGCAGCCTGGTCGCACAGGTCGGGACCCGCGACTTCTCCCAGTACGTCTCCGACATCGAGAACGCGTCGGAGGACGTATTGATCCTCAACCTCCGTGGACTGGACGCAGCGAACGCCCTCCGGACCTTCCGCGAAGCGTTCCCGGACGAGAACATCGTCGTTCCGGTGTACACCAGAGCGGTTGCACAGACGGCAGGTGGGGCCATCGAGGACGTCATCGGAACGGCAGCCTGGGACCCTTCGATCGACACGCCGCTGTCGAACACGTTCAGGTCGGCGTTTGCCGACGAGTATCAGGGAGGAACCGCATCGTCCAGTTCGTCGGTTCCGTCGGGTCCGGCCCACATCGCCTACACCCAAACGCTGTTGTACGCGAGTGCTGTCGCACGGGCAGGGACGTTCAACCCGAACCAGGTCATCAGTGCGCTCGAAGGAGCACAGTACGGTGCAGGGATCGGGGCACAGACGATGCGAGCGTGTGACCACCAGGCGATCCGTCCGGTCCCCATCGTCCGTGGGCGCCCGGAGAGCCAGCAGGACTTCGGTCGGTATTTCGACGTGGTCAATACGACCCGTGACATCGAGTATTCGTGTCAAGAAGAACCAGCGAGCGAGTGTTCGCTGGGAGGTAGCTAA
- a CDS encoding methyl-accepting chemotaxis protein: MSSQEQSQTGGTASEDGPSAGLLGTVVPDFVRKNFALKFGIVLVIMALSVGAVGIVATQQFQDYTQEQVTGEYQGLAAQESDIIQRWIERNELAAQFISSSNAWTADETADLETELQNQRAGLSADVEHIHVLERSPSGTTIIASTALSSGTSVQDAGRGWTEDTTFSRAGEVQMSNVYQSQDGPVVGFMSQVDASQNRFIVVEYSTDRIAGSLQGADRADGGFTQVVNASNVVMIDEPTGSATGSGQATLSSYGGSDQALLPVQEAESLRGSTQAAGVIREMPGNSNVIGERYTVGYAPIEGTDWVVLVHAPYSAVFGFVENVRLLGFIGTGLMVLVIGGVGAALGYNTATSIDRLTRKTEEMRQGNLDVDISTSRIDNIGQLYNGFSEMRDALQEQITEAESARKEAEVSRAEAMEMNNYLQEKAEEFSDVMEAAAGGNLTKRMETDGENESMDRIASEFNGMINELEKTVGQLNSFAGEVAESGDVVLTSSESVREASEQVAESIQKVSDDAYDQKERLQELSEDLDELVSTLEQLQETNPDVEIQESLDQFRVVATTLQDAADTSEEMMAESETVAGAAEEQAAELNEVSSRAEQLKRYAQPLGDILGRFETEAEHEFVFSGGPSQGLGENDDNN, translated from the coding sequence ATGAGTTCGCAGGAACAATCACAGACAGGTGGAACGGCTTCTGAAGACGGACCGAGCGCGGGTCTCCTTGGGACGGTGGTTCCGGATTTCGTCCGGAAGAACTTCGCGCTCAAGTTCGGTATCGTCCTCGTAATCATGGCGCTTTCCGTCGGTGCTGTCGGTATCGTCGCCACCCAGCAGTTCCAGGACTACACGCAAGAACAGGTGACAGGCGAGTACCAAGGGCTCGCAGCGCAGGAAAGCGATATCATCCAGCGCTGGATCGAGCGCAACGAGCTGGCAGCACAGTTTATCTCTTCGAGTAACGCTTGGACCGCTGACGAAACTGCGGATCTGGAGACAGAACTCCAGAACCAGCGGGCGGGGCTCTCTGCCGATGTCGAGCACATCCACGTCCTGGAACGAAGTCCGTCGGGAACGACGATTATCGCGAGTACGGCGCTTAGTTCCGGGACGAGTGTCCAGGACGCGGGCCGTGGCTGGACTGAAGACACCACGTTCAGCCGGGCCGGCGAAGTACAGATGTCGAACGTGTATCAATCACAGGACGGGCCCGTCGTCGGGTTCATGAGCCAGGTCGACGCCTCACAGAACCGGTTCATCGTCGTCGAGTACTCCACTGACAGGATCGCCGGATCGCTCCAAGGTGCCGACCGGGCGGACGGAGGGTTTACACAGGTGGTCAACGCGTCGAACGTCGTCATGATCGACGAACCGACCGGGTCCGCGACCGGCAGCGGGCAGGCGACGCTCTCCTCGTATGGCGGTAGCGACCAGGCTCTCTTGCCGGTCCAGGAGGCTGAGTCGCTGCGGGGTTCGACCCAGGCGGCCGGTGTCATCCGTGAGATGCCCGGGAACAGCAACGTCATCGGCGAACGCTACACGGTCGGGTACGCACCGATCGAGGGGACCGACTGGGTCGTCCTCGTCCACGCGCCGTACTCGGCGGTCTTCGGGTTCGTCGAGAACGTCCGTCTCCTAGGGTTCATCGGGACCGGACTGATGGTGCTGGTCATCGGTGGTGTCGGTGCCGCTCTCGGGTACAACACCGCGACCTCCATCGACCGACTGACTCGCAAGACCGAAGAGATGCGCCAGGGCAACCTGGATGTCGACATCTCGACGAGCCGGATCGACAACATCGGCCAACTGTACAACGGGTTCTCCGAGATGCGTGACGCGTTGCAGGAACAGATCACAGAGGCCGAGAGTGCCCGAAAGGAGGCGGAAGTCTCCCGAGCCGAGGCCATGGAGATGAACAACTACCTCCAGGAGAAAGCCGAGGAGTTCTCCGACGTCATGGAGGCCGCTGCCGGTGGGAACCTCACAAAGCGCATGGAGACCGATGGTGAGAACGAGTCGATGGACCGCATCGCCAGCGAGTTCAACGGCATGATCAACGAACTCGAAAAGACGGTCGGGCAGCTCAACAGCTTCGCCGGCGAGGTCGCCGAGTCCGGGGATGTCGTCCTGACCAGCTCCGAGTCGGTGCGTGAAGCCTCCGAACAGGTGGCCGAATCTATCCAGAAGGTCTCCGACGACGCCTACGATCAGAAAGAGCGACTCCAGGAACTCTCGGAGGACCTCGATGAACTGGTCAGTACGCTCGAACAGCTCCAGGAGACGAACCCCGACGTCGAGATTCAGGAGTCGTTAGACCAGTTCCGGGTGGTCGCGACGACACTGCAGGACGCGGCCGACACCAGCGAGGAGATGATGGCCGAATCCGAGACGGTCGCCGGTGCCGCAGAGGAACAAGCCGCCGAACTCAACGAGGTCTCCTCGCGTGCCGAGCAGCTGAAACGCTACGCCCAGCCGCTGGGTGACATCCTCGGCCGCTTCGAGACCGAAGCCGAACACGAGTTCGTCTTCTCCGGTGGCCCCTCTCAGGGCCTCGGCGAGAACGACGACAACAACTGA
- a CDS encoding CopG family ribbon-helix-helix protein, whose translation MSVVSVSMPEELLERIDQFAEDHGYTGRSEVFREASRNLLGEFEDKKLEDRDLMGVVTVVFDYETTSVEEKMMHLRHEHEGIVAANFHSHVGGHHCMELFVLEGSLEEISTFVGKIRATKDTLTIDYSVLPVDDFGPLADMN comes from the coding sequence ATGAGTGTCGTAAGCGTCTCGATGCCTGAGGAACTGCTCGAACGGATCGATCAGTTCGCTGAAGACCACGGATACACTGGTCGCAGTGAAGTCTTTCGAGAAGCGAGCCGTAACCTGCTAGGGGAGTTCGAGGACAAGAAACTCGAAGATCGAGACCTCATGGGTGTGGTTACTGTCGTCTTCGACTACGAGACGACGAGTGTCGAAGAGAAGATGATGCATCTCCGGCACGAACACGAGGGCATCGTCGCCGCGAACTTCCACAGTCACGTCGGCGGTCACCACTGCATGGAGCTGTTCGTCCTCGAAGGCTCGCTCGAAGAGATATCGACGTTCGTCGGGAAGATCCGGGCGACTAAGGATACGCTCACGATTGACTATTCCGTGCTACCCGTCGACGACTTCGGCCCGCTCGCGGATATGAACTGA